One part of the Lotus japonicus ecotype B-129 chromosome 2, LjGifu_v1.2 genome encodes these proteins:
- the LOC130741387 gene encoding uncharacterized protein LOC130741387, whose protein sequence is MESTVISSNQISLRPLQLSDLDDVMVWTTDEKVAKFCTWETYTSKEDGINFIENIASKFLWCKAICLDDRAIGCVSLSSYAEHDKCRNKSAELGYVMGSKYWGKGIVTNVVKRVVKAAFTELPQLERLEALVDVENVGSQKVLEKAGFYREGVLRKYLFIKGKSRDMVMFSVLSNDPQV, encoded by the coding sequence ATGGAGAGCACTGTTATTTCTTCCAACCAAATCTCTCTCAGACCCCTTCAACTTTCTGACCTTGATGATGTCATGGTGTGGACCACTGATGAAAAAGTGGCCAAGTTTTGCACTTGGGAAACTTACACAAGCAAAGAAGATGGCATTAACTTCATTGAAAACATAGCAAGCAAGTTTCTATGGTGCAAAGCAATATGTCTTGACGATCGTGCAATTGGGTGTGTTTCTCTGTCTTCATATGCAGAGCATGATAAGTGCAGGAACAAATCTGCAGAACTTGGCTATGTTATGGGATCCAAGTACTGGGGTAAAGGGATTGTCACTAATGTTGTGAAACGAGTGGTTAAGGCTGCATTCACCGAGTTGCCACAGTTAGAGAGGCTTGAAGCTCTGGTTGATGTGGAAAACGTTGGCTCCCAGAAAGTGCTGGAGAAGGCTGGTTTCTATAGAGAGGGAGTTCTGAGGAAGTATCTGTTCATCAAGGGAAAAAGCAGAGATATGGTTATGTTCAGTGTACTTTCAAATGATCCCCAAGTTTGA
- the LOC130741386 gene encoding uncharacterized protein LOC130741386, whose protein sequence is MAGSVISTTQISLRPLHLSDLDDVMVWTTDEKVPKFCTWETYTSKEDGINFIENIATKFLWCKAICLDDRAVGFVHLSSYAEHDKCRIKSAELGYVLGSKYWGKGIATYVVKQVVKDVFSELPHLERLEALVDVENVGSLRVLEKAGFQREGVLKKYLFFKGKSRDMVMFSVLSTDLNV, encoded by the coding sequence ATGGCGGGAAGTGTTATTTCTACCACCCAAATCTCTCTCCGACCCCTTCATCTTTCTGACCTTGATGATGTCATGGTGTGGACCACTGATGAAAAAGTGCCCAAGTTTTGCACTTGGGAGACTTACACAAGCAAAGAAGATGGCATTAACTTCATTGAAAACATAGCAACCAAGTTTCTGTGGTGCAAAGCAATATGTCTTGATGATCGTGCTGTTGGCTTTGTTCATCTGTCCTCGTATGCTGAGCATGATAAGTGCAGGATCAAGTCTGCAGAACTTGGCTATGTTCTGGGATCCAAGTATTGGGGTAAAGGGATTGCCACATATGTTGTGAAACAAGTAGTTAAGGATGTTTTCAGTGAGTTGCCACACTTGGAGAGGCTTGAAGCTCTGGTTGATGTGGAAAATGTTGGCTCCCTGAGAGTGCTGGAGAAAGCTGGTTTCCAAAGGGAAGGAGTTCTAAAGAAGTATCTGTTCTTCAAGGGAAAAAGCAGGGATATGGTTATGTTCAGTGTGCTTTCAACCGACCTCAATGTTTGA
- the LOC130741385 gene encoding 40S ribosomal protein S3a — protein MAVGKNKRISKGKKGSKKKAADPFAKKDWYDIKAPSLFQVKNVGKTLVSRTQGTKIASEGLKHRVFEVSLADLQGDEDNAFRKIRLRAEDVQGKNVLTNFWGMDFTTDKLRSLVRKWQTLIEAHVDVKTTDNYTLRMFCIAFTKRRSNQVKRTCYAQSSQIRQIRRKMREIMINQATSCDLKELVRKFIPEMIGKEIEKATSSIYPLQNVFIRKVKILKAPKFDLGKLMEVHGDYSEDVGTKVDRPADETVVEGATEVVGA, from the exons ATGGCTGTCGGCAAGAACAAGAGGATTTCCAAGGGAAAGAAGGGCAGCAAGAAGAAGGC CGCTGATCCCTTCGCCAAGAAGGATTGGTATGATATCAAGGCCCCTTCTCTTTTCCAGGTCAAGAATGTCGGCAAAACTCTTGTCTCTCGTACTCAAGGAACCAAG aTTGCTTCTGAAGGACTCAAACATAGAGTGTTTGAGGTGTCCCTGGCAGATCTCCAAGGGGATGAGGACAATGCATTCAGGAAGATTAGGTTGAGAGCTGAGGATGTTCAAGGAAAAAACGTTTTGACTAATTTCTGG GGGATGGACTTTACCACTGACAAGTTGAGGTCACTGGTGAGGAAATGGCAGACTTTAATTGAAGCTCATGTGGATGTGAAGACCACAGACAATTATACTTTGAGGATGTTCTGCATTGCATTCACTAAGAGACGCTCTAACCAGGTGAAGAGGACCTGTTATGCACAATCAAGCCAGATTAGACAG ATCCGCAGGAAAATGAGGGAGATCATGATTAACCAGGCAACATCCTGTGATCTGAAAGAGTTGGTCCGCAAGTTTATCCCTGAAATGATTGGGAAAGAGATTGAGAAGGCAACCTCTAGCATTTACCCTCTACAGAATGTATTCATTAGAAAAGTGAAGATCCTGAAAGCCCCTAAGTTTGATCTTGGGAAGTTGATGGAG GTTCATGGTGATTATTCAGAGGATGTCGGCACTAAGGTGGACAGGCCTGCTGATGAAACAGTTGTTGAGGGAGCCACTGAAGTTGTTGGAGCTTGA